A single region of the Fusarium fujikuroi IMI 58289 draft genome, chromosome FFUJ_chr05 genome encodes:
- a CDS encoding related to GDP-fucose transporter has protein sequence MAAAEQPQVENRPPPSRMRVALVVLFHSSCAIWSTILSKSALNGVEAPVTLLALQTTIQVVLLTVIGVATGWVKLYRPLNAWIALLPLTVARLIGILAKTYCLASVNASVYQIARGLLLPFTLFLSLLVLRPRPYYPPISLVGCAMVMAGFGTGMMADYSQMLTSGKGVLLGVGSSFTTAVESVVVKRFLGKSQEGMWQMVWMSNCMAILFYIPLFPLSGEMNTMSSLFTVESMDVARQFLSSACLTGVSAFLLTIATFMQIEVTSPTTHMIVTAARGVAQSSLAVVLLGEVLTADRAGSMALILAGSALYGWARDRYQQAKKAAGSYQLLPREEEGRAEMVDSKEAKDLKQ, from the exons ATGGCTGCCGCCGAACAACCTCAGGTCGAGAACCGTCCCCCGCCTTCACGGATGAGAGTCGCCCTGGTGGTGCTCTTCCATTCATCATGTGCTATCTGGAGCACTATTCTATCCAAGTCGGCCctcaatggtgttgaggcccCCGTCACATTGCTTGCTCTCCAGACAACGATACAAGTAGTACTACTCACAGTCATTGGAGTTGCTACAGGATGGGTCAAGCTGTACAGACCACTCAAT GCTTGGATTGCTCTTCTACCCCTCACGGTCGCGCGTCTCATTGGAATCTTGGCCAAGACATACTGCCTCGCCTCGGTCAACGCCTCCGTCTACCAGATCGCCCGTGGTCTCCTACTACCATTTACTCTCTTCCTGTCTCTGCTGGTTCTCCGACCTCGTCCTTACTACCCTCCTATCTCTCTCGTCGGCTGCGCCATGGTCATGGCTGGTTTCGGAACTGGAATGATGGCCGACTACAGCCAGATGCTCACCTCCGGCAAGGGTGTTCTCCTCGGTGTCGGATCTAGTTTCACCACTGCCGTCGAGTCCGTTGTCGTCAAGCGATTTCTCGGTAAGAGCCAGGAGGGTATGTGGCAGATGGTCTGGATGTCCAACTGTATGGCCATCCTTTTCTATAttcctctcttccctctttctGGAGAGATGAACACTATGAGCAGCCTTTTTACCGTCGAGTCCATGGATGTCGCCCGCCAGTTCCTCAGCTCCGCCTGTTTGACCGGCGTCTCAGCCTTCCTCCTCACCATCGCTACCTTTATGCAAATCGAGGTCACTAGCCCGACCACACACATGATCGTCACTGCCGCTCGAGGTGTCGCCCAGAGCTCTCTCGCCGTTGTTCTGCTCGGCGAGGTTTTGACTGCCGACCGCGCCGGCAGTATGGCTCTTATTCTTGCCGGAAGTGCCCTATACGGCTGGGCCCGAGACCGATACcagcaggccaagaaggccgctGGCAGCTACCAGCTTCTGCCTCGTGAAGAGGAGGGCCGAGCTGAAATGGTGGACAGCAAGGAAGCCAAAGATCTGAAGCAATAA